Proteins encoded within one genomic window of Marasmius oreades isolate 03SP1 chromosome 4, whole genome shotgun sequence:
- a CDS encoding uncharacterized protein (antiSMASH:Cluster_4.2) produces MPPSSMNTMNTLDYPKDLRHKHPHAKMLTRKTPSIASTMDQRFSFSAYVPECHSFDGPSLPLLVVIHGTRRQTERYVNKLEHFCELHGVILLCPLFPAGIIESDDLNNYKDILYKDIRFDSILLSMIHQASRIWRIETDKFFLHGFSGGGQFTHRFMYLHPERIAAVSIGAPGRFTPPDLCKPWPAGVGNISELFGPFKSERPDFEQMSRVPVQFIVGEKDTDVSMLESIKDPNDAEKEAGKTRVERIRWLKKAWEAVGISSELTVVPKVAHDGIKCLPGVESWLKNHLPTGGK; encoded by the coding sequence ATGCCACCGTCCTCCATGAACACCATGAACACTCTTGACTATCCCAAGGATCTCCGTCATAAACATCCCCACGCCAAAATGTTGACTAGGAAGACCCCATCCATTGCTTCCACCATGGATCAgcgcttttctttttctgccTACGTACCCGAATGTCACTCTTTCGACGGCCCCAGTCTACCTTTACTGGTCGTCATCCATGGTACCAGACGTCAGACAGAAAGATATGTCAACAAACTTGAACATTTTTGCGAGCTTCACGGTGTCATTCTTCTTTGTCCCCTCTTTCCTGCTGGGATCATCGAATCTGACGATCTAAACAACTACAAGGATATCCTTTACAAAGACATCCGTTTCGACTCTATCCTTCTCTCCATGATCCACCAAGCAAGTCGGATATGGCGTATCGAGACGGACAAATTTTTCCTACATGGTTTCAGCGGAGGCGGCCAATTCACACATCGATTCATGTATCTACATCCCGAAAGAATCGCTGCAGTTTCGATTGGCGCTCCTGGACGATTTACTCCTCCAGATTTATGCAAGCCTTGGCCTGCAGGAGTTGGTAATATTTCAGAGCTGTTTGGGCCATTCAAAAGCGAACGGCCCGATTTTGAACAGATGTCTCGAGTCCCTGTTCAATTTATTGTGGGCGAGAAGGATACGGATGTTTCGATGCTCGAGTCGATTAAAGATCCCAACGATGCAGAGAAAGAAGCAGGGAAGACGAGGGTTGAGAGAATTCGATGGTTGAAGAAGGCATGGGAGGCGGTTGGTATATCGTCGGAGCTGACAGTCGTACCGAAGGTCGCTCATGACGGTATAAAATGTCTACCTGGAGTTGAGTCTTGGTTGAAGAACCACTTGCCGACTGGAGGGAAATGA
- a CDS encoding uncharacterized protein (antiSMASH:Cluster_4.2): protein MFQMLRPRLKKHVFPPQIPLTTRNNSSSPSIKHLQEAFRDPKSPYYISPGSQGPASPDEVGEEHSFEEKLEQARLKMVEAGFFWQQQVAWGDHDAFHHVNNVHYVRFFESSRIRWMTHLGNRLGGPQRADSLLKGKGISLILKSIQVNYRRPVTYPDTLLLSHKPYVPQPTPTTNPDDPSHLYLTSSAFSVAQQAFVAHAFETSVWYDYDKLRKCDPGREYRNAVWETFGGPPRG, encoded by the exons ATGTTCCAAATGCTCAGGCCCAGGCTCAAGAAACACGTCTTTCCTCCTCAAATACCTCTTACTACGCGTAACAATTCGTCTAGTCCTTCTATTAAG CATCTCCAGGAAGCCTTTCGAGATCCGAAGTCGCCGTATTATATATCTCCTGGCAGTCAAGGGCCTGCATCACCGGACGAAGTAGGGGAGGAACATTCGTTCGAGGAAAAGCTGGAACAAGCGCGTTTGAAGATGGTTGAAGCTGGATTCTTTTGGCAGCAGCAGGTAGCTTGGGGAGATCATGACGCTTTTCA TCACGTCAACAATGTTCACTATG TTCGGTTTTTCGAGTCG AGCCGGATTCGTTGGATGACACATCTCGGTAACCGCCTCGGTGGACCCCAAAGAGCCGACTCCCTTctcaaaggcaaaggaatCTCACTCATTCTCAAATCCATTCAAGTCAATTACCGAAGGCCTGTAACCTATCCCGACACA CTCCTCCTTTCCCATAAACCCTACGTTCCACAACCAACACCGACAACCAACCCAGACGACCCAAGTCACCTTTACCTTACCTCGTCAGCATTTTCAGTAGCCCAACAAGCGTTTGTAGCGCATGCTTTTGAGACTAGCGTATGGTACGACTACGATAAACTTCGGAAATGTGATCCTGGTAGAGAGTACAGGAATGCGGTATGGGAGACGTTTGGTGGTCCTCCGAGAGGCTAA